In one window of Rhinopithecus roxellana isolate Shanxi Qingling chromosome 15, ASM756505v1, whole genome shotgun sequence DNA:
- the LOC104665217 gene encoding LOW QUALITY PROTEIN: olfactory receptor 52M1-like (The sequence of the model RefSeq protein was modified relative to this genomic sequence to represent the inferred CDS: inserted 2 bases in 1 codon) → MLTPNNACSVPTSFQLTGIPGLESLHIWLSIPFGSMYLVAVLGNMTILAVVRMEHSLHQPLYFFLCMLAVVDLVLSTSTMPKLLAIFWFGAHNIDVNACLAQMFFIHCFATVESGIFLAMAFDRYVAICDPLHHTWLLTHAVAGRLGLAALLRGVIYIGPLPLMIRLRLPLYQTQIIAHSYCEHMAVVALACGDTRVNNLYGMGIGFLVLILDSLAITASYVMIFRAVMGLATSEARLKTLGTCGSHICAILVFYIPIAVSXLTHRFGHRVPPHIHILLANIYLLIPPILNPIVYAVRTKQIRETLLHIKARTQTR, encoded by the exons ATGTTAACCCCTAATAATGCCTGCTCCGTGCCTACCTCTTTCCAGCTCACTGGCATCCCTGGCCTGGAATCCCTGCACATCTGGCTCTCCATCCCCTTTGGCTCCATGTACCTGGTAGCTGTGCTGGGGAACATGACCATCCTGGCAGTAGTAAGGATGGAGCACAGCCTGCACCAGCCCTTGTACTTTTTCCTGTGCATGTTGGCTGTCGTTGACTTGGTCCTGTCAACCTCTACCATGCCCAAACTACTGGCCATCTTCTGGTTTGGTGCCCATAACATTGATGTGAATGCCTGTTTGGCCCAGATGTTCTTCATTCATTGCTTTGCCACTGTTGAGTCAGGCATCTTCCTTGCCATGGCTTTTGATCGCTATGTGGCCATCTGTGACCCACTGCACCATACCTGGTTGCTCACCCATGCTGTGGCAGGTCGTTTGGGACTGGCTGCCCTCCTCCGGGGGGTAATCTACATTGGACCTCTGCCCCTAATGATTCGCCTGAGGTTACCCCTTTACCAGACCCAAATCATTGCCCATTCCTACTGTGAGCACATGGCTGTGGTCGCCTTGGCATGTGGTGACACAAGGGTCAACAACTTATATGGAATGGGGATTGGCTTCCTGGTATTAATCCTGGATTCACTGGCCATCACTGCCTCCTATGTGATGATTTTCAGGGCTGTAATGGGCTTGGCCACCTCTGAAGCCAGGCTTAAAACCTTAGGGACATGTGGCTCTCACATCTGTGCCATCCTCGTTTTCTACATCCCCATTGCTGTTTC TCTCACACACCGCTTTGGCCATCGTGTGCCTCCCCATATCCATATCCTTTTGGCCAACATTTACCTCCTCATCCCACCTATCCTCAACCCAATTGTCTATGCTGTCCGCACCAAGCAGATCCGAGAGACTCTTCTCCATATTAAGGCAAGGACTCAAACCAGGTGA